One Schistocerca cancellata isolate TAMUIC-IGC-003103 chromosome 1, iqSchCanc2.1, whole genome shotgun sequence genomic region harbors:
- the LOC126162885 gene encoding uncharacterized protein LOC126162885: MAACFTQRVVLLAAVCALLVSLSAAIDYHGPLLSKLAAAEQLGEGAPRAPRAAFGPPYGGGFGGGRHHPGFGGGFHQPGCVLCGGGRPGGISGSFSKSSSSSSSGSINFGRKK, from the exons ATGGCGGCGTGCTTCACACAGCGGGTGGTACTCCTGGCGGCTGTCTGTGCCCTTCTCGTCAGTCTCTCAG CTGCCATAGACTACCATGGACCCTTACTCTCGAAATTAGCTGCTGCCGAGCAACTGGGTG AAGGGGCGCCCCGAGCTCCTCGGGCGGCGTTTGGCCCACCGTACGGAGGTGGCTTCGGGGGCGGTCGCCACCACCCGGGTTTCGGCGGCGGCTTCCACCAACCCGGCTGCGTTCTCTGCGGCGGCGGACGACCCGGCGGCATCTCCGGCTCCTTCAGCAAGTCCAGCAGCAGCTCCTCCAGTGGATCTATCAACTT